attaaaaataacaaaaatgtttcAACACAGGCAGGAAaggtggctctgcagttaagagccatctctttcagaggacaggaATTTGCACACCAacatatggcagcttacaactgcctttaactccaaaGACTAGCCTCTGAGGATACTAATATCCAAGTAgatactcacacaaacacaattttttgttttgaatcagtttctctacacagccctagctgtcctggaactcactgaagaCTAttgattggccttgaactcagagacccaccggcctctgtctcctgagtgcagggagtaaaggtgtgcaacaTCATGCCTGGCAcacatacagtttttaaaatggtgGTCGGAGAGACTGTTCAATGgtttaagagcacgggctgctcttggGAAAGACCCAATTTGGTTCTAAGCACCCCCACAGCAGCTCACATACATCTGTAATtatagttccagggcatccaagaccctcttctggcctccatgacatgaggcacatacatacacacacatgcagacaaaacgttcatacacaaaaaataaatctaaaattcttttaaaaatatatcttagtATTTATTCCAAAACTATTCGCCAGATCCTATGCAAGGAGCTTTacaatcattatttttaattccgAATACGACTGTTACACTGATGATTAAAGAtgtttttccagttttgtgggtTTTGACTGTTTTTTAGGCTGGTCAGAAACTCCCtacgcagaccaggctggcctcgaatccatagagatccatctgcctctgcctccacagtgctggaattaaaggtgtgtacaaccacACTGAATAGTTTCATGGCCTTTCCCTCCTtttaacaaaggaagaaaatgaagcgTGTCTAAGTGGAGTGACTTGTTCATTAGCACACAACCGGCAGGCAGCAGAATCGAGGCTTGAGTACAGGATCTTCCACACCATACACCGCTcaccacaaagaaaaacagcTGAACCACATCTATTATTTTACTAAATCCTAGCTGTAAGATCACAGCAGAGCCTACTAGTCTTATATGACTGCTTCTATCTTTAATGATACTAATAAAATAATAGGAAGTCCAGATGCTCTTACTAGCCTGTAAAAGAGTTATCACAGATAACAATAAAACGGCTCCTGTCCTTAGTGCAGTGACTTAGAACTCGCTATCAGAACAAGTCTGTTGATTCAAAGGTGATGCAGATGGAGAACAGAGACACTGTTTACTCAAACACATGAcagcttttggtttgtttgtttttagtttttgagacagggtctcaccatgtagtccaggctagccttgaacttgccaaGTAGTCAAAGTGGGCCTGGAACCCTATTTTTAGCCATTTCCATTGAGTAAGAATCCAAGTTGCACATATCAGTGCTGTCCAAATCTAACATGATAATGTCTGCACACAGGAAACAAAGCCAAGTCCTTTCACACAGCAGAAAGGTCCCGGGACGACCAGCCTAAGTCAGTGTCTCTTCGTGCCGCACGTATTCCCCAATGTCTGCTTGATGAAACACCACAATTGCCATGGGGTCCACTTTCCTGCAGTCTTGAGTAGACTTTGCTGCTACCCCGAAACCCTGGAATTGAACAGATACCAAGtcactcacttaaaaaaaaaaggaatcaaacaAAAAGCTTTATTAAAACAGCTGTATCTGAGAAATTGGAAGGATGTTGAGAGGTAACTCTCACAGGTGCGTAGACTGAAACAACACTCCTTCCAAACGGCTCCCATCTCTACTCACCAAAGGAATGTCCGCCATGGAGTAAACCACCACTCCCTGGTACTGAGAAGTGTTTTCAGTGATTCGACCCAGACCGGATTTCAACACGTGGTTTCCATACAGGAAGGACTGCTCTGCTCCAGGCTTTATCCACACTTTATACTGAAAGAGGGTTAAAAACCAAGAGACAAAAACGCTAGCTCTACCCTAAAGTGAGagcagctgctgcttctgttaaaagagaggagggggatggaCAAACAGACAAGCAGACACGTTCCCTTTAAACTGTTTGGACCCTAAACTTTTCGCCTTGGAGTTCCTTCCTCAATTCTACATCTCAACGCGCTAATTTACCTGACAGACAGCTTaacagtttcttttccttttttcggGGGCCCAGGATCCTTCTCAGCACAGCCACTTCTCTCTGCTCACCGGCTGACTCTGGGGAGGTCTGTTTCCCTACAGGTTTCTAGACTATGCAGCCACGCGGCATCCTTAGGTCCACACCCCTTCCTAAGCATACCCAAGCAGCCAACACCTGCAAACATCTGCAGCTGACACTGGCAGGCACTCAATGTAAATGAGTCTGTGCTGATCTAGCCGTCTTCCTCGACTCCATCCCCGATGGCACAAAGTAGACCAGCCCCACACACCTTGGCATAGGGTGCAAGGTAATCGAGCGCTGTAACGTGCAATCGGAACTTGTGGGTCTTGGTAAACTTTCCAAAACACGTCCCCAGTGAAACCAGCTTCTCCCCGGAGATGTTGGCGGCCAGCTTCAGGATCATCTCACTACAAGGACGAGGGAGGAAGGTGCCTGGGTGACGGCCACCGACGGACGCGGGCCTCCAGCCGGTTACACGGTGCGCGCCAAGCCCCACCTCACCTCACATAGTACACGCGGTCGTTGTGCAGTCGGAAGCAGTAGG
Above is a window of Microtus pennsylvanicus isolate mMicPen1 chromosome 6, mMicPen1.hap1, whole genome shotgun sequence DNA encoding:
- the Nip7 gene encoding 60S ribosome subunit biogenesis protein NIP7 homolog — protein: MRPLTEEETRVMFEKIAKYIGENLQLLVDRPDGTYCFRLHNDRVYYVSEMILKLAANISGEKLVSLGTCFGKFTKTHKFRLHVTALDYLAPYAKYKVWIKPGAEQSFLYGNHVLKSGLGRITENTSQYQGVVVYSMADIPLGFGVAAKSTQDCRKVDPMAIVVFHQADIGEYVRHEETLT